The following proteins are co-located in the Acidicapsa acidisoli genome:
- a CDS encoding HlyD family secretion protein has product MSKKSWIIPLIVLLAAAGLLFGIAGHWTGWQGNRPDQVTDDAYLRADMTPLSTRISGTVRKVNVSDYQSVKAGQAVIELDDDDYRAALNQAQAALAASEASLADNQAAKRIQDAQIEAAKAGIVQAEAAIDAAKAAIASATPELDRALTELQRQQALFDSKAATHQQLEIATAQKGQLSGVVESRKADLARAEGALVASQSQLETAKRQREALNIKDDVYKADIAAKKAAIVVAQVNLAYTQIAAPTDGTVGERRALVGQLVAPGTQVIDLVQNEVWVQANFKETQLTNMRVGDTADVRIDTFPGRVFHGKVEQLSPASGSQFALLPPDNATGNFTKVVQRVPVKVVFFSGQPYLDQLRPGFSAVVTVHTGKAGGRLDGGQ; this is encoded by the coding sequence ATGAGTAAAAAATCGTGGATCATACCGCTGATCGTCTTGCTGGCTGCTGCGGGTCTTCTCTTCGGCATTGCGGGTCACTGGACTGGTTGGCAAGGAAACCGTCCTGATCAGGTGACGGATGACGCCTACCTGAGGGCTGACATGACGCCTCTGAGCACGCGAATCTCCGGAACAGTCCGCAAGGTGAACGTTAGTGACTATCAGAGCGTCAAAGCGGGCCAGGCTGTTATCGAGCTTGACGACGACGACTATCGAGCGGCCCTAAATCAGGCCCAGGCCGCACTAGCCGCATCTGAAGCCTCCCTCGCAGACAATCAGGCGGCGAAGAGAATACAGGACGCTCAAATCGAAGCGGCGAAGGCAGGGATTGTACAGGCTGAAGCCGCCATCGACGCCGCCAAAGCTGCCATTGCCTCGGCAACCCCCGAACTTGATCGCGCTTTGACAGAGTTGCAGCGTCAACAGGCTCTGTTCGACTCAAAGGCGGCAACTCACCAGCAGTTGGAAATTGCCACCGCACAGAAGGGCCAGCTCAGCGGCGTGGTTGAGTCGCGTAAAGCGGATCTCGCGCGCGCCGAGGGAGCCCTGGTTGCCAGCCAAAGTCAACTTGAGACTGCGAAGCGCCAACGGGAGGCGCTGAATATAAAAGATGATGTTTACAAGGCTGATATAGCGGCGAAGAAGGCTGCCATTGTCGTCGCCCAGGTGAATCTGGCCTACACGCAAATCGCTGCACCGACCGATGGGACGGTCGGGGAGCGCCGCGCACTCGTCGGCCAATTGGTCGCTCCCGGAACGCAGGTGATCGATCTGGTTCAAAACGAGGTCTGGGTGCAGGCGAATTTCAAAGAAACTCAACTGACTAATATGCGAGTTGGCGACACGGCGGATGTCCGTATCGATACTTTTCCAGGTCGAGTGTTTCACGGCAAGGTTGAGCAGTTGTCTCCCGCCAGCGGCTCTCAGTTCGCCCTGTTGCCGCCGGATAATGCGACTGGCAACTTCACCAAGGTGGTTCAGCGCGTGCCCGTAAAGGTCGTCTTCTTCTCGGGGCAACCTTATCTGGACCAGTTGCGGCCGGGGTTCTCGGCAGTTGTGACCGTTCATACCGGAAAGGCTGGAGGACGATTGGACGGTGGCCAATGA
- a CDS encoding TolC family protein — MQLTLEQAINLALKQNHSIHLRSLSVEQTQSKKDEARSDYLPQIKASGSVLHITELAGIEIPKGAFGNYPATGPVPAKPLVVDQGSDTGYTGAAGLEQPLTQLFRIHQANVAAKQDLLIAKTQLDQTQDSIALQVRQLYYNILINQQKLKASQDQLAAAQIKDEESRNDVARGNALEISALQSKAAILQVQQESLTLRLQGNDLQRQLADVLGLPVETPIDLDPGAAAVALDIPSRTDAIRIALDQNQDLKAARQTLTKAQAGLTAAKDAYIPDVTALSRYSYQSGVPFLVHNFGTFGFSLGYDLFDGGRREAKVREARSEVHSAEVTVDKLQSEIEVQVQGIYDRVDELRQMVDVAGQVLKVRTEAARLADRQFEQTAALDSARSQSHADLASATASLLEANCGLSLAEADLKRTIGQMPQ; from the coding sequence ATGCAATTAACGCTCGAGCAAGCGATCAATCTTGCTCTAAAGCAAAATCATTCTATTCACCTCCGCAGTCTCTCAGTCGAGCAGACGCAGAGTAAGAAAGACGAAGCGAGGTCCGACTATCTGCCTCAAATCAAAGCGAGCGGCAGTGTTCTTCATATCACAGAGCTGGCAGGCATTGAGATTCCAAAAGGCGCGTTTGGAAACTATCCGGCGACAGGGCCGGTACCGGCAAAGCCGCTCGTTGTCGATCAAGGAAGTGACACTGGATACACCGGGGCCGCGGGCTTAGAGCAGCCTCTTACTCAGTTGTTTCGCATCCACCAGGCGAACGTTGCTGCAAAACAAGATTTGCTCATCGCCAAGACACAACTCGATCAAACCCAGGATTCTATTGCACTGCAAGTCCGCCAGCTCTACTACAACATATTGATCAACCAACAAAAGTTGAAGGCATCCCAGGACCAATTAGCCGCAGCCCAGATCAAGGATGAGGAGAGCCGAAACGATGTAGCGAGGGGCAACGCTCTTGAAATATCGGCTCTTCAGAGCAAGGCAGCCATACTGCAAGTGCAGCAGGAGAGCCTGACTTTACGTCTGCAAGGAAACGATTTGCAGCGTCAACTTGCAGATGTTCTTGGACTCCCGGTTGAGACACCAATTGATCTCGATCCCGGAGCGGCTGCGGTTGCGCTCGACATTCCATCGCGGACTGACGCAATACGGATCGCATTGGATCAGAACCAGGACCTCAAAGCGGCTCGACAAACTCTTACTAAAGCCCAAGCGGGCCTGACGGCAGCCAAGGATGCTTACATACCCGATGTGACAGCTCTCTCCCGGTACAGCTATCAGAGCGGTGTGCCATTTCTCGTCCATAATTTCGGAACATTCGGGTTTTCACTGGGCTACGATCTCTTCGACGGCGGGCGACGCGAAGCCAAAGTCCGGGAAGCCCGGAGTGAAGTCCACTCTGCGGAAGTTACAGTGGACAAGCTGCAATCTGAGATTGAAGTTCAGGTGCAAGGCATTTATGACAGAGTCGACGAACTCAGGCAGATGGTTGATGTTGCTGGACAGGTTTTGAAGGTCCGAACAGAAGCGGCCAGGCTTGCCGATCGACAGTTTGAGCAGACTGCGGCGCTCGACTCCGCCCGCAGTCAGAGCCATGCTGACCTGGCAAGCGCAACCGCATCCTTGCTGGAAGCTAACTGTGGCCTCTCATTGGCGGAGGCTGACTTGAAGAGGACGATCGGCCAGATGCCTCAGTAG
- a CDS encoding MFS transporter: MTDPDTNAQDTHPVVTTHPLLGVAGVLLGALIATCTGRLMSVGLADIRGALHLGVDEASWINTSFNASMMFIGPFSVYLGGLLGPRRVLLACAWIFTAVSFLIPLCHSLEVVIALLIIAGLSAGTFYPLTLSFVLRNLPIRFVLMGIAMYATDIIFTTDMAQAWESFFIEHLSWRWIFWNGTVLTPIMIVLVYFGIPWQPLPKPQPGHPTPNWRGFLYASLGAALLYTAFDQGQRLDWFHSSLIIGLVAAGVMLILTAIVRHFLLPNPLINFRFLMRRNTLLLAPILISFRFIMLATVVSIPSFLGSVRGFRPLQEATVLAWVALPQFVLGVAAMALMRRIDPRLILTAGFSLVGVACLLDARITAVWAGPDFGISEAVMAIGLALAFNSMVGAIVLELFDTGALQRPVDVLTFAGFFQVTRLFGGEMGSTFMGHFIAVREQFHSNMLGLNVQLGNGPTDYRLLGLQHAFAPYSTGLTAAGRAAEVLGLQVRQQAFTLAISDSFLLLATCCVACLAVVAFMSTVPTQYRQVTAAPVDAK; this comes from the coding sequence ATGACAGATCCTGATACTAACGCCCAAGACACACACCCGGTAGTCACAACACATCCACTGCTTGGCGTCGCTGGCGTGCTCCTCGGTGCACTCATCGCGACATGCACGGGGCGACTAATGAGCGTAGGTCTGGCTGACATACGAGGCGCATTGCATCTCGGGGTTGATGAGGCGTCTTGGATTAATACCTCGTTCAACGCGTCCATGATGTTTATCGGTCCTTTTTCTGTATATCTGGGGGGCCTCCTCGGTCCCAGACGAGTACTTTTGGCTTGTGCATGGATATTCACCGCAGTAAGTTTTTTGATCCCTCTTTGCCATTCACTCGAAGTGGTCATCGCTCTGCTTATCATCGCTGGCCTTAGCGCGGGTACGTTCTATCCATTAACGTTATCTTTCGTGCTCAGGAACCTGCCGATACGCTTTGTGTTGATGGGGATAGCGATGTATGCGACGGACATCATCTTTACGACAGATATGGCGCAGGCATGGGAATCATTCTTCATCGAACATCTCTCCTGGCGTTGGATATTCTGGAACGGCACCGTCCTGACTCCAATCATGATTGTCCTGGTTTACTTTGGTATTCCCTGGCAGCCGCTTCCAAAACCGCAGCCGGGGCATCCCACTCCGAATTGGAGGGGCTTCCTGTATGCGAGCCTCGGGGCTGCGCTTCTCTATACGGCGTTCGACCAGGGGCAACGACTGGATTGGTTTCATTCGTCGCTCATCATAGGATTGGTGGCCGCAGGAGTCATGCTGATACTAACAGCGATAGTTCGGCATTTCCTGTTGCCCAATCCTCTGATCAATTTTCGGTTCCTGATGCGCAGGAACACGCTGTTGCTGGCTCCGATCCTTATCAGTTTCCGCTTCATCATGCTTGCTACAGTTGTAAGCATTCCCAGCTTTCTTGGCTCGGTCCGAGGATTCCGTCCTTTGCAAGAAGCCACCGTCCTGGCTTGGGTGGCGCTTCCGCAATTCGTGCTCGGCGTAGCTGCAATGGCTCTGATGCGGAGAATTGATCCCCGGCTAATCCTTACAGCCGGATTCAGCCTGGTAGGGGTCGCATGTTTGCTCGATGCGCGTATCACCGCGGTGTGGGCAGGGCCCGACTTTGGAATCTCCGAGGCAGTAATGGCCATTGGGCTGGCGTTAGCTTTCAACTCGATGGTTGGCGCTATCGTGCTCGAACTTTTTGACACCGGTGCGTTGCAACGGCCCGTTGACGTGTTGACCTTTGCAGGCTTCTTCCAGGTTACCCGTTTGTTTGGGGGCGAGATGGGGTCAACATTTATGGGGCACTTCATCGCTGTTCGAGAACAGTTCCACTCGAACATGCTTGGGTTGAATGTCCAGCTTGGAAATGGCCCCACGGATTACAGGCTCCTCGGCCTTCAACACGCATTCGCTCCATACTCAACTGGCCTCACCGCAGCGGGCCGCGCCGCGGAGGTACTGGGGCTGCAGGTTCGCCAGCAAGCCTTTACGCTGGCAATCTCCGACAGCTTTCTGCTCCTGGCTACGTGCTGCGTAGCTTGCCTCGCCGTGGTTGCCTTCATGTCCACAGTGCCAACCCAGTATCGACAAGTCACTGCTGCACCAGTGGACGCCAAATGA